The Henckelia pumila isolate YLH828 chromosome 2, ASM3356847v2, whole genome shotgun sequence genome includes a window with the following:
- the LOC140882097 gene encoding sialyltransferase-like protein 1, with the protein MKALRKSTSRRPPVLHLFCASAALFSLLAFATYSSFFSAGNHQLNSVAIETLSDFQSTVQQCVANRGLGLTAHIIDHCNLILKFPEGTNSTWYNEQFKIFEPLEYKYDVCEALLLWEQYRNMTTVLTREYLDARPDGWLEYAPKRIAQLGADKCYNKTLCEEHLNVLLPATPPFHPRQFKTCAVVGNSGDLLKTEFGQEIDSHDAVIRDNEAPVNEKYAKFVGLKRDFRLVVRGAARNMIPILKGSDDEVLIIKSLTHRDFNTMIKTLPNPVYLFQGIVLRRGAKGTGMKSIELALSMCDIVDIYGFTVDPGYTEWTRYFSTPRKGHNPLQGRAYYQLLECLGIIRIHSPMRAERKQDWSDIPSRETTKRAHSAAVCLERKDQDCQDGGSMGQYRNCKVWGDAGAYGRGPVSGSVDMSDTRRNSNYSKWETMRFTELRKATQDQLIQMGNVSLYKMDGNKLDDLVCVKHSQNVNS; encoded by the exons ATGAAGGCTCTCAGAAAGTCGACCAGCAGGAGACCCCCTGTTCTGCATCTATTCTGCGCTTCTGCTGCCCTTTTCTCTCTCCTAGCTTTCGCCACTTACTCTTCCTTCTTCTCTGCTG GCAACCACCAACTTAACTCAGTTGCTATTGAGACTTTATCTGATTTCCAATCCACTGTTCAACAGTGTGTG GCAAATAGAGGGCTTGGACTCACCGCCCACATAATCGATCATTGTAATTTAATTCTCAAGTTTCCTGAAGGAACCAATAGTACCTGG TACAATGAGCAGTTTAAGATCTTTGAGCCATTGGAGTACAAGTATGATGTTTGCGAAGCGTTACTATTGTGGGAACAG TATCGCAATATGACTACAGTGTTGACAAGAGAGTATTTAGATGCTCGACCGGATGGGTGGCTGGAATATGCTCCAAAGAGGATAGCACAATT GGGAGCAGACAAGTGCTACAATAAGACTCTTTGTGAGGAACATCTGAATGTGCTTTTACCAGCAACGCCACCCTTCCATCCTCGCCAGTTTAAAACTTGTGCGGTTGTAGGAAATTCAGGTGATCTCTTAAAGACAGAGTTTGGCCAAGAAATTGATAGCCACGATGCTGTTATAAGAGACAACGAAGCCCCTGTTAATGAG AAATATGCCAAGTTTGTTGGTCTGAAAAGAGATTTTCGCCTTGTGGTTAGGGGTGCTGCACGTAACATGATACCCATTCTCAAGGGATCGG ATGATGAGGTGCTCATCATTAAAAGCCTCACTCATAGGGATTTCAACACCATGATAAAG ACACTCCCAAATCCAGTTTACCTCTTCCAAGGTATTGTACTTCGCCGAGGTGCCAAAGGGACTGGAATGAAATCAATAGAACTGGCACTTTCCATGTGTGACATTGTTGATATATATGGTTTTACAGTTGATCCTGGATATACTGAGTG GACGAGATACTTCTCAACCCCGAGGAAAGGACACAATCCTCTTCAAGGAAGAGCATACTACCAGCTTTTAGAATGCCTTGGT ATTATTAGGATCCATTCTCCCATGAGAGCTGAAAGAAAACAAGACTGGTCAGATATCCCGAGTCGGGAAACAACAAAGAGAGCTCACTCCGCTGCTGTATGCTTGGAGAGGAAGGATCAAGACTGCCAAGATGGTGGTTCGATGGGGCAATATCGTAATTGCAAAGTGTGGGGAGATGCGGGTGCTTATGGACGTGGGCCTGTATCTGGATCAGTAGACATGAGTGATACTAGGAGAAATTCAAACTACAGCAAGTGGGAGACCATGCGATTCACAGAATTAAGAAAAGCGACCCAGGATCAGTTGATTCAGATGGGAAATGTGTCTTTGTATAAAATGGATGGCAACAAGTTGGATGATCTTGTTTGTGTTAAGCATTCCCAAAATGTGAATTCTTGA